The genomic interval AATTTCACAGACTGATTGTTTGAGCTTAACTTCTTCTTCAAAAGTTAAGGGAAATTTTACAAGGGCCTCTACTCCCTCTTTACCAATCAAAGCAGGGGTAGAGATATAGGATTTAAACTTTTCATCATAATGTGAACAGATAGCAATACTCTTAGCATCAGAAAGCACCAGATTCATCAGAGATACTGTTGCTGCAGCTATGGCAACATTAGTATAACCTTTCGTATTAAAGACAGCAAAGCCTCCTTGACGCGCTTTTTCTTCTAGGTCTTCTAAATCTAGATTTTTTTCTTTAGCAATCTCTAAAAAAGATTGTCCCCCAACTCTGACCGTTGACCAAGCGGTAAATTGTGAGTTTCCATGTTCTCCAAGGACATATCCTTCAATAGCCCGCCCATCAATCTTTAATGCTTTACTTACTTGTGCTTTCATTCTTGCAGTATCTAAATATGTTCCCGTTCCAATAATATGACTTTGAGGGAGGTTCAGTAATTGAGAATAGAGATTGACAATCACATCATTTGGATTAGTTGTTGCAATCAGAATTCCTTTGAAATTAATTCTATTTAATTGCTCAGAAACTTCTTTAATTTCTGGAATATTTGCTTTTAATTCTGTAAAACGGTCTCCGCCAGGTTTGATTAGTTCAATATGGCCTAAGGTCGATAAAATGATATCGGCATTTACTAAATCAGTATATTCTCCAACATAAATTTTGACATAGAACGGCAAAAGAGAAAGGGCATCTAGCAGGTCTAGAACCTCTGCTTCAGCTTTTTCTCTTTTTTTATCAATAATGACCAACTCATCTACAAGACCTCCTTGAACAATATCAAGAGCCACCGTTGCTCCAACATGACCACAACCAATTAGACCTACTTTACGCATCTTTTCACCCCTTTTTCTTCAGATTTAAATTGAATCTATTATAATACAAAAAGTATGGGAAAACAAGCTATATTTTAAATATTCTGATTATTTAAAACAAATAAAGAACCTCCTAATCTCGGAGGTTTTTTAGCCTATATTATTTACTATTTTCAACCGCTACACGAATGAATTCTGTGTAGAGTTCTTCTGGACGGTTTGGACGTGATTGCAATTCTGGGTGATATTGACATGCCACGAAGAATTTTTTATCAGAAAGTTCAACGATTTCAACCAAACGGTTATCTGGTGAAACTCCTGAGAATACGAAACCAGCTTTTTCAAAGTCTTCACGGAATTTGTTATTGAATTCATAACGGTGACGGTGGCGACGTTGAACCACTTCAGCGTCATTGTAGGCTGCTTTAGCGCGTGAGCCATTTTTCAATTTAGCTGGGTAAAGTCCAAGACGTAGTGTTCCACCCATGTCTTCAACATCAACTTGGTCACGCATAATGTCAATGACTGGATATTTTGTTTCAGGGTCTAATTCAAATGAATGAGCTCCTTCAAGTCCAAGAACATTACGAGCGAATTCAACTGCTGTCAATTGCATTCCAAGACAGATTCCAAGCATTGGAACGTCATTTTCACGCGCATATTTAATGGCTGCAATCTTACCTTCTGTGCCACGATGACCAAATCCTCCAGGAACAATAATCCCTGCAGCATCACCAACAAGATCAGCAACATTTTCATCAGTTACATCATTAGCATTAACCCAGTTAATATCAACTTCGGCATCAGATGAATAACCTGCATGTTTAAGCGCTTCAGTCACTGAAATATAAGCATCTGGTAATTCTACGTATTTACCAACCAAAGCAATTTTTACTTTTTTCTTGAGGTTCATGACATGGTCAACCATTGCTGACCATTCTGTCATATCTGCTTTTGGTGCATCAAGTTTTAAATGGTCACAAACGATTTGGTCCATATTTTGTGCTTGAAGGTTCAATGGAATTTGGTATAAGTGTTCAACATCAAGCGATTGAATGACTGCTTCTGGTGCTACGTCACAGAACATCGCAATTTTATCACGCATTTCTGTCGTGATTGGAACTTCACTACGTAATACGAGCATGTTAGCTTGGATACCATATTCACGAAGTGTCTTAGTCGCATTTTGGGCGATTTTAGTTTTCAATTCTCCAGCAGCACGCAAGTGAAGAATTGGAACAGTGTGAATGTACATGACGTTGTCCGCACCAACTTCGGCTTTCATTTGGCGTAAAGCTTCAATAAATGGCAAGCTTTCCATATCGCCAACCGTTCCACCAACTTCTGTGATAATGATATCTGCATCAGTTGTTGTTGCTGCACGTTTAATTTTTTCTTTCAACATGTTAGTCACATGCGGTACCATTTGGACAGTTGCTCCGAGATATTCTCCCTTACGTTCTTTACGAAGAATCTCACTGTAAACTTTACCGGAAGTAACATTTGAATATTTATTTAAATTGATGTCAATGAAACGTTCATAGTGACCAAGGTCAAGGTCAGTTTCAGCACCATCATCAGTAACAAAGACTTCACCATGTTGATAAGGGCTCATTGTCCCTGGGTCGATGTTAAGGTATGGGTCAAATTTTTGGACAGTGACTTTAAGCCCACGATTTTTAAGCAAACGACCGAGCGATGCCGCTACGATCCCTTTACCCATTGACGAAGTACCACCACCAGTGACGAAAATATACTTAGTTGACATCTAAATCTCCTCTAATCTTTTTACAAAACAGAAATAACTGGGAAAAACAAAAACAGCTCCCCAGAGGGGAGCCTACCGTTACTGATTTTTTATAATAAAAAACCAGTGCCCGAAAATAATTATATCTGATTTTTCCTTTTTTGTCAAAAGTCTGTTTTTTTATTTTTCATGAACCATTGTAATATCAGATTTTTTCTTTTTATTTGTATTAGAAGCTATAAGCTTCACTTCTTTTTCAATTCAGAGCTTCTAAAAAATCTTCTTGTAAATTATTTTTAAATGCAATACCAAAATCTTCTAATACTTTTTGAAGCGCATATAGACTGTAAGCCACTTTATTTGGTCTCGCATTCTCTCCCATGTGCCCAATTCTTAAAACTTTACCTGCTAAATGATCAAATGATCCTGTGATCATCACTCGATAGTTCTCACGCATTTTCCTTAAGATTTCTTGATCATTCAGACCTTCTGGCACTTTAATAACAGAAACGGTGTTTGAATAGCCATTCTGCAAATAAAGTTCCAAAGGAGAATTTTCAATTGCTTGTCTTGTCGCATGACCAATCATCGCATGACGTTTCAAAATTTCTTGGTCGGCAAGAAGATTATCTATCGCTTGGTCTAATCCATAGATATCAGAAATTGGCATGGTATATGGAAACCATTTTTTTTCATAATAATCTTTAAAAGTAAGGAGATTACAATAAAAACTTGCGATGGAGCTTTTTCTCTCTGTCATCACTTGATAAGCCTCTGTTGAAATAGATGCAATTGTTAAGCCTGGTGGAGCTGAAATCACTTTTTGAGAGCCACCAAGAGCGATGTCAATTTGCCACTTATCAACTTGTAAATCTTCACCACCCATTGCCGCAACCGAATCAACAACGGTTAGAATTCCATATTTTTTTAAGAGAGGACAAATGCTTGAGAGGTCATTTAAGACGCCTGAGGGTGTATCACAATGAACGACTGTTGCATATTTAAAGTCATGGTCTTTTTCTAAAAATTTTTCTAGAATTTCTAAGGAAAATGCTTCTTTTCCTGAACTCTCCAGTAGAATTGCTTCACCTCCGTAAAGCTCAATGAAATCACTAAAGCCATGACCAAAAATACCATTATCAAGCACAAGTACGCGGTCACCTTTTTCGGTTAACGAAGCACAAGCCGCTTCCAATCCTAAAATTCCTTCACCAGCTAAAACTCTGACATCGTTTTTGGTTTTTAAAAATTGAGCAAGTTTACTACAAGTTTTTTTGTAAAAGTCATAAAAGGCTAAATCAATATCCGGATTCGTTGTTGCCTTTGCTCTTGCTAATCGTACATTTTCAGCCACCTCAGTTGGACCTGGGGTCATGATTAACATCTCTTTCATTTATTTGTACCTCGCACGTTCTCCACCAATGAGTTTAGGACGTGATTTAAGAGCTGTTACATGAGCGCCACCAAGTTCTCTTAAAATTGGGCGAACGGGAATTTGGACGTGTTTTACGTGCATTCCAATACTAGTATCACCAATATCTAAACCGGCGTTGGCAACAATATGTTCTACCTCAACTGGAGATTTAAAGAGTTGGTAGGCGGCAACTTGACCACTTCCACCAGCGTGGAGTTGCGGAATCACAGAAACGATTTCCCAGTCTTTTTTTTCGGCTAATTCCTCTTCAATGAGTAAGGCACGATTAAGATGTTCACATGCTTGGACCGCCAGATAAATTCCTTTGTCTGACAAGGTCTTGTGTATGACAGAAACAATGACCTGACCGATTTCACTAGAACTGGCATGGCCAATTAAACCACCATTTACTTCTGATGAAGATAAACCAAGAACAAAGACTTGACCAGCTTTAATTTCTGTTTGTTTTATGACATCATCGATAATGACTTGTGTGTCTTTTTTAAGCTTTTCTAAATCCATTTAAAATACCTGTCCTTTCAATGAGCGGGCTCA from Lactococcus lactis carries:
- a CDS encoding lactate/malate family dehydrogenase, which codes for MRKVGLIGCGHVGATVALDIVQGGLVDELVIIDKKREKAEAEVLDLLDALSLLPFYVKIYVGEYTDLVNADIILSTLGHIELIKPGGDRFTELKANIPEIKEVSEQLNRINFKGILIATTNPNDVIVNLYSQLLNLPQSHIIGTGTYLDTARMKAQVSKALKIDGRAIEGYVLGEHGNSQFTAWSTVRVGGQSFLEIAKEKNLDLEDLEEKARQGGFAVFNTKGYTNVAIAAATVSLMNLVLSDAKSIAICSHYDEKFKSYISTPALIGKEGVEALVKFPLTFEEEVKLKQSVCEIQEKIDYFS
- a CDS encoding CTP synthase, which produces MSTKYIFVTGGGTSSMGKGIVAASLGRLLKNRGLKVTVQKFDPYLNIDPGTMSPYQHGEVFVTDDGAETDLDLGHYERFIDINLNKYSNVTSGKVYSEILRKERKGEYLGATVQMVPHVTNMLKEKIKRAATTTDADIIITEVGGTVGDMESLPFIEALRQMKAEVGADNVMYIHTVPILHLRAAGELKTKIAQNATKTLREYGIQANMLVLRSEVPITTEMRDKIAMFCDVAPEAVIQSLDVEHLYQIPLNLQAQNMDQIVCDHLKLDAPKADMTEWSAMVDHVMNLKKKVKIALVGKYVELPDAYISVTEALKHAGYSSDAEVDINWVNANDVTDENVADLVGDAAGIIVPGGFGHRGTEGKIAAIKYARENDVPMLGICLGMQLTAVEFARNVLGLEGAHSFELDPETKYPVIDIMRDQVDVEDMGGTLRLGLYPAKLKNGSRAKAAYNDAEVVQRRHRHRYEFNNKFREDFEKAGFVFSGVSPDNRLVEIVELSDKKFFVACQYHPELQSRPNRPEELYTEFIRVAVENSK
- a CDS encoding pyridoxal-phosphate-dependent aminotransferase family protein — translated: MKEMLIMTPGPTEVAENVRLARAKATTNPDIDLAFYDFYKKTCSKLAQFLKTKNDVRVLAGEGILGLEAACASLTEKGDRVLVLDNGIFGHGFSDFIELYGGEAILLESSGKEAFSLEILEKFLEKDHDFKYATVVHCDTPSGVLNDLSSICPLLKKYGILTVVDSVAAMGGEDLQVDKWQIDIALGGSQKVISAPPGLTIASISTEAYQVMTERKSSIASFYCNLLTFKDYYEKKWFPYTMPISDIYGLDQAIDNLLADQEILKRHAMIGHATRQAIENSPLELYLQNGYSNTVSVIKVPEGLNDQEILRKMRENYRVMITGSFDHLAGKVLRIGHMGENARPNKVAYSLYALQKVLEDFGIAFKNNLQEDFLEALN
- a CDS encoding TIGR01440 family protein, translated to MDLEKLKKDTQVIIDDVIKQTEIKAGQVFVLGLSSSEVNGGLIGHASSSEIGQVIVSVIHKTLSDKGIYLAVQACEHLNRALLIEEELAEKKDWEIVSVIPQLHAGGSGQVAAYQLFKSPVEVEHIVANAGLDIGDTSIGMHVKHVQIPVRPILRELGGAHVTALKSRPKLIGGERARYK